One window of the Magnetococcales bacterium genome contains the following:
- a CDS encoding formylglycine-generating enzyme family protein → MQAPRWRHPQDVPSHDAPLYNGSPQDTPPLHSFRCCSTQPPPPWLSASGSDSYGKYEDLTFQGVTQRLRRIPPGRFLMGSPEDEPGRFPDEGPQHEVTIAKGFWLFDTPCTQALWQAVMGENPSRFKSPDRPVEQVSFEDVQKFLEQINRKVPGLDLILPSEAWWEYACRAGTTTALCTGGIEILGERNAPALNLIAWYGGNSGQGFELAEGEDSRMWPEKQYPHTKAGSRPVKLKEPNPWGLYDMLGNVWEWCPDVWHDSYKGAPTDGRVWEGPSEVGVGRGGSWYASARFERAAYRVMPKVEVRFGFLGFRCARAQA, encoded by the coding sequence CTGCAAGCCCCCCGTTGGCGCCATCCCCAGGACGTCCCCTCCCACGACGCACCCCTTTATAACGGTTCCCCCCAGGACACCCCCCCCTTACATTCCTTCCGGTGCTGCTCCACTCAACCCCCCCCTCCCTGGCTCTCCGCCAGCGGTTCAGATTCATATGGAAAATATGAAGATTTGACCTTTCAGGGTGTCACGCAGCGGCTGCGCCGGATTCCGCCCGGGCGGTTTTTGATGGGATCGCCGGAAGATGAGCCGGGCCGCTTTCCCGACGAAGGTCCACAACATGAGGTGACCATTGCCAAGGGATTTTGGCTGTTTGACACCCCCTGCACCCAGGCCCTTTGGCAGGCGGTGATGGGGGAGAACCCCAGCCGGTTCAAATCTCCGGATCGACCCGTGGAGCAGGTGAGCTTTGAGGATGTGCAAAAATTTTTGGAACAGATCAACCGCAAAGTGCCCGGGCTGGATTTGATTTTGCCGAGCGAGGCCTGGTGGGAGTATGCCTGCCGGGCGGGAACGACGACGGCCTTGTGTACCGGCGGTATTGAAATTTTGGGTGAACGCAATGCCCCGGCCCTGAACCTGATTGCCTGGTATGGGGGGAATAGTGGTCAGGGATTTGAATTGGCTGAGGGGGAGGATAGTAGGATGTGGCCAGAGAAGCAGTATCCCCACACCAAGGCCGGGAGCCGCCCGGTTAAATTAAAGGAGCCGAACCCTTGGGGTTTGTATGACATGCTGGGGAATGTTTGGGAGTGGTGCCCGGACGTTTGGCATGACTCTTACAAAGGGGCACCAACCGATGGTCGTGTTTGGGAGGGGCCGTCGGAGGTTGGCGTCGGGCGTGGAGGTTCCTGGTACGCTTCCGCCCGGTTCGAGCGGGCGGCGTACCGCGTCATGCCCAAAGTGGAGGTCCGCTTCGGGTTCCTGGGTTTTCGCTGTGCGCGAGCCCAAGCTTGA
- a CDS encoding alpha/beta hydrolase, giving the protein MKTKSSLKNLFFLLLFVYVGACAYLYLAQDQKIFMPTTQLAGSPSQWGVPYEEVNLTGGAGRLHGWWLPGGGDGPVLLFFHGNNRSISLLPEYAQLFQRTGWPTLMLDYRGYGESVGEPSEAGLYADAQVARNYVTVVRGIAARRLIYYGHSLGSGVATWLAGQAETGGVILDGAFTSVPDRAAEIYPYLPVRWLARTRFDNLARMAGLRVPLLVMHSREDTVIPFHHGEQLFAAAREPKTFLEVTGPHAHAFPRWPGAVAALQAFGKRVMAGVSGGSL; this is encoded by the coding sequence ATGAAAACAAAATCTTCGCTCAAAAACCTCTTTTTTCTCCTGTTGTTTGTTTATGTCGGCGCCTGTGCCTACCTTTATCTGGCCCAGGACCAGAAGATTTTCATGCCCACCACCCAGTTGGCGGGGAGTCCGTCCCAATGGGGTGTACCCTATGAGGAGGTCAACCTGACGGGTGGGGCCGGGCGTTTGCATGGCTGGTGGCTGCCGGGGGGTGGGGATGGTCCGGTGCTTCTGTTTTTTCATGGGAATAATCGTAGTATTTCCCTGTTGCCTGAATATGCGCAGTTGTTTCAACGGACAGGGTGGCCGACCCTCATGTTGGATTATCGGGGTTATGGGGAGAGTGTGGGCGAACCTTCCGAGGCGGGGCTTTATGCCGATGCGCAGGTTGCCCGGAATTATGTGACGGTCGTGCGGGGGATTGCGGCCAGGAGGCTGATTTATTATGGGCATTCGTTGGGTTCCGGGGTGGCCACCTGGCTGGCCGGCCAGGCGGAGACGGGTGGGGTGATTTTGGATGGGGCGTTTACCTCGGTCCCGGATCGGGCGGCGGAGATCTACCCTTATTTGCCGGTGCGTTGGTTGGCACGCACCCGGTTTGACAATCTTGCCCGCATGGCCGGGTTGCGGGTGCCGTTGTTGGTGATGCACAGCCGTGAGGACACGGTCATTCCCTTTCACCATGGGGAACAACTCTTTGCTGCCGCCCGTGAGCCAAAAACATTTCTTGAAGTGACTGGCCCACATGCCCACGCTTTTCCGCGTTGGCCGGGGGCGGTGGCGGCTTTGCAGGCGTTTGGCAAACGGGTGATGGCGGGGGTGTCGGGTGGCAGTTTGTGA
- a CDS encoding PD-(D/E)XK nuclease family transposase — protein MRFLNPKTDFAFKKIFGSEESRDVLIGFLNAILSLSPPDQIAEVTILDPYLPPIPRGPGRWSHG, from the coding sequence ATGCGATTTTTGAATCCAAAAACCGATTTTGCCTTCAAGAAGATCTTTGGCTCCGAGGAGAGTCGTGATGTATTGATCGGTTTTCTCAATGCCATCCTCTCGTTGAGCCCCCCCGATCAAATTGCCGAGGTGACCATTCTGGACCCCTATTTGCCACCCATACCGCGTGGGCCCGGTCGGTGGTCGCACGGGC